A region from the Pirellulales bacterium genome encodes:
- a CDS encoding PVC-type heme-binding CxxCH protein: MPCKHRNLPSLGAVTPALRLSRGTPLRIAIATTFVLRTLYFVLPACFVVPTVEAANVIPHGQDKAPGAPLSPAEAMKKMTLPEGFSVELVASEPDIVNPVAMTIDERGRFWITESIEYPRRDAGPGRDRIKVLESTKGDGHIDKITVFADGLNIPSGIAVGHGGVWVCNSPDILFMQDTKGTGRADKREVVVTGFGRYDTHELPNSLTWGPDGYLYGLNGVFNEAHIKQNGKEFRFTCAMFRIDPRTHDFEVFCEGTSNPWGIAWDAEGSGFVSACVVDHLWHLTETGYYLRQGGPYPPFTWVLPSIVKHHHQKAAYCGLLYMDTDAFPEPYRGKLIMGNIHG; the protein is encoded by the coding sequence ATGCCTTGTAAACATCGCAACCTTCCGTCCCTCGGCGCGGTCACGCCCGCGCTGCGGCTCTCACGCGGAACACCGTTGAGGATCGCGATCGCGACGACGTTCGTACTTCGTACTTTGTACTTCGTACTTCCCGCGTGCTTCGTCGTTCCAACAGTCGAAGCCGCCAATGTGATTCCGCACGGCCAAGATAAGGCCCCCGGCGCGCCGCTTTCGCCCGCCGAGGCGATGAAGAAGATGACGCTGCCTGAGGGTTTTTCCGTCGAACTCGTCGCCTCCGAACCGGATATCGTCAATCCGGTCGCGATGACGATCGACGAGCGCGGGCGGTTTTGGATCACCGAGAGCATCGAGTATCCACGACGTGACGCCGGGCCGGGCCGCGATCGGATCAAAGTGCTCGAATCCACCAAAGGGGATGGTCACATCGACAAGATCACCGTCTTCGCCGACGGCCTGAATATCCCCTCCGGGATCGCGGTCGGCCATGGCGGCGTCTGGGTTTGCAACTCGCCCGACATCCTGTTCATGCAAGACACCAAGGGGACCGGCCGGGCCGACAAGCGCGAAGTGGTCGTCACTGGCTTCGGCCGCTACGACACGCACGAGCTGCCCAATTCGCTCACTTGGGGACCCGATGGTTATCTTTACGGACTGAACGGAGTATTTAATGAGGCCCATATCAAACAGAACGGCAAGGAATTCCGCTTCACGTGCGCAATGTTTCGCATCGATCCGCGGACGCACGATTTCGAAGTGTTCTGCGAAGGAACGAGCAACCCCTGGGGAATCGCTTGGGACGCCGAGGGAAGCGGATTCGTCAGCGCCTGCGTCGTCGATCATCTCTGGCATCTGACGGAGACTGGTTACTATCTCCGCCAAGGCGGCCCATATCCACCGTTCACCTGGGTCTTGCCGTCGATCGTCAAGCACCATCATCAGAAAGCGGCCTATTGCGGGCTGCTCTACATGGACACCGACGCGTTTCCCGAACCATACCGCGGCAAGCTGATAATGGGAAACATTCACGGA
- a CDS encoding beta-ketoacyl-[acyl-carrier-protein] synthase family protein — protein sequence MIAGKPDCQRIVITGVGLAAPNGDNLGEFRDSLLAGRSGVRPYDIRYVGSTLAGVCSFNELKYQNRKDLRRGTRAGSMGVYCCQEAIADAGLDWPNIDKSLVGIYVGVTEHGNVETENEVYQLQGYNFDTSFWSHHHNPRTVANNPAGEISLNLGITGPHYTIGAACAAGNAGLIQGAQMLLLDECDLALAGGVSESIHTFGIFASFKSQGALASHADPTKASRPFDVNRNGIVVAEGGGMFVLERMSDAKARRAKIYGELAGYAMNSDASDFVLPNPVRQAECIQFALNRAGITADEIDIVSTHATGTTHGDSQECDALRRVFGGSSRTRFNNTKSFIGHAMGAAGALELAGNLPAFDDGICHATINLDEIDPECRLEGLVVLEPREMGRVDYILNNSFGMLGINSVVIVKRFGAN from the coding sequence ATGATTGCCGGAAAGCCAGATTGCCAGCGGATCGTGATTACCGGCGTGGGGTTGGCTGCGCCGAATGGCGATAATCTGGGCGAGTTTCGCGACAGCCTGCTCGCCGGTCGGAGCGGGGTTCGGCCGTACGACATCCGTTACGTCGGATCGACGTTAGCAGGCGTCTGCTCGTTCAACGAACTCAAGTACCAGAACCGCAAGGATCTCCGCCGGGGCACGCGGGCCGGCAGCATGGGGGTTTATTGCTGCCAAGAGGCCATCGCCGACGCCGGGCTGGATTGGCCCAACATCGATAAGTCCCTGGTCGGCATCTATGTCGGCGTTACCGAACATGGCAACGTCGAGACCGAAAACGAGGTCTATCAGCTTCAAGGATACAACTTCGACACAAGCTTTTGGTCGCATCATCACAATCCGCGGACGGTAGCAAACAACCCGGCCGGCGAGATTTCGCTTAACCTCGGGATCACCGGCCCGCACTATACGATTGGCGCCGCCTGCGCCGCCGGGAATGCAGGGCTGATCCAGGGGGCCCAAATGCTGCTGTTGGACGAGTGCGATCTGGCACTGGCCGGCGGCGTCTCCGAGAGCATCCATACGTTCGGCATCTTCGCCAGCTTCAAGAGCCAAGGAGCGCTCGCCTCGCATGCCGATCCGACCAAGGCCTCGCGCCCTTTCGACGTCAACCGCAACGGGATCGTCGTGGCCGAAGGTGGCGGGATGTTTGTGCTCGAGCGGATGTCGGACGCAAAGGCCCGCCGAGCAAAGATCTATGGCGAGCTGGCCGGCTATGCGATGAACAGCGACGCCAGCGACTTCGTGCTCCCCAATCCTGTGCGACAGGCCGAGTGCATTCAGTTTGCACTCAACCGGGCCGGGATCACAGCCGACGAGATCGATATCGTTAGCACGCACGCGACGGGCACGACCCACGGCGATTCGCAAGAGTGCGATGCGCTGCGGCGCGTGTTCGGCGGCTCGAGCCGCACCCGATTCAACAACACCAAGAGCTTCATCGGCCATGCCATGGGCGCCGCCGGGGCGCTTGAATTAGCTGGCAATTTGCCGGCGTTCGACGATGGTATTTGCCATGCGACGATCAATCTCGACGAGATCGACCCCGAATGCCGCCTTGAAGGACTCGTCGTGCTCGAGCCGCGGGAAATGGGGCGCGTCGATTACATTTTGAATAATTCCTTTGGAATGCTGGGAATCAACTCGGTGGTCATCGTTAAGCGGTTTGGGGCAAACTGA